The following proteins come from a genomic window of Takifugu rubripes chromosome 11, fTakRub1.2, whole genome shotgun sequence:
- the kcnj13 gene encoding inward rectifier potassium channel 13, which produces MTTTSNSRVLGGKVSCSPLLSFPPRQRLVTKDGHCSLPPSLYPSGSKRWFSRGAWLLALQDLWGLLLALRWRWVLLAFCVSFLSHWLLFACLWYLLAHLNGDLAVKDHDAPPQGHVVCVKHINSFTAAFSFSLETQLTIGYGTMFPSGDCPSAIALLAVQMLLGLMLEAFITGAFVAKIARPQMRAGAIRFSPYAVVGQHQSQTCLMLRATNLLQHPLVDVKVSAVLYEEYEGEVLHQTSVDFHLDQLGQQPCPLFIFPLTFYHPLDRQSPLYPTLCEGRNNHFELVVFLSALQEGTGDFCQKRTSYLRQEIQFDRRFIPALALDEQGRYVMKMQHFDMAHSKETSNKDFVVQINGEGNERIE; this is translated from the exons atgacaaccacaTCCAACAGTCGCGTTCTGGGTGGCAAGGTTTCCTGCTCGCCTCTCTTGTCCTTTCCGCCTCGCCAGCGTCTGGTCACCAAAGATGGACACTGTTCGCTCCCACCCTCTTTGTACCCTTCTGGCTCCAAGCGCTGGTTCTCACGTGGCGCCTGGCTCCTGGCCCTGCAGGACCTGTGGGGACTATTGCTCGCTCTACGCTGGAGATGGGTCCTATTAGCCTTCTGTGTCTCCTTCCTGTCCCACTGGCTTCTCTTTGCCTGCTTGTGGTACTTATTGGCCCACCTAAACGGAGACCTGGCTGTCAAGGACCATGACGCGCCCCCGCAGGGGCATGTGGTGTGCGTGAAGCACATTAACAGCTTCACGGctgccttttccttctccttggaGACGCAACTGACTATTGGTTATGGCACCATGTTCCCCAGTGGAGACTGTCCCAGTGCCATAGCTCTTCTGGCTGTGCAGATGCTGCTGGGACTCATGCTGGAAGCCTTCATCACAG GTGCATTTGTAGCCAAAATCGCTCGCCCCCAGATGCGGGCTGGGGCCATCCGGTTTAGCCCTTATGCGGTGGTAGGTCAGCACCAGAGCCAGACGTGCCTCATGCTCCGAGCCACAAACCTGCTGCAGCATCCTCTCGTCGATGTGAAGGTGAGTGCGGTGCTGTATGAGGAGTATGAAGGAGAGGTCCTGCACCAGACCTCTGTGGACTTCCACTTGGACCAACTGGGCCAACAGCCATGCCCCCTATTCATATTCCCCCTCACCTTCTACCACCCCCTGGACCGGCAGAGCCCTCTCTACCCCACCTTGTGTGAAGGCAGGAACAACCACTTTGAACTGGTGGTCTTCCTGTCAGCATTACAAGAAGGAACTGGTGACTTCTGCCAGAAGAGAACCTCCTACCTGCGCCAAGAGATCCAGTTTGACCGACGCTTCATCCCCGCTCTGGCGCTGGACGAACAGGGTAGATACGTgatgaaaatgcaacatttcgACATGGCCCATTCAAAGGAAACATCAAACAAGGACTTTGTGGTGCAAATCAATGGTGAAGGCAACGAGAGGATAGAGTAA